One bacterium genomic window, ATCGCCGCCTTGCAGAAAGCTATATAATCGTCTGCCAGCCGCGCCTGATTCCGCGCTTCCAAGGCGTATTCCAGCGCTTTTTCAAATTTCCCGGCCTCAAACAGCATCTTGGATGCGAAAGAAGCAAGCGACGAACGCTCGACCGGCGACTTCTCCTCCCTAAGCTTATCCACTGTGGTCAAGAAAGCCTTTTCTTTTTCACCCGAATTGTATAACTCCTTCAAATTATTATATATATCTCTCTCTAGCATGTCAACACCTTTATTCTTTAGGATTTCCTCTTTTCTTGTTTTCCTGTTACCCATTCTTCAAAAAACACTCCTTTATGCCTTGATTATAGCGAATTCTGAATGTTTGTCAAGAAGAATGATGCTTTTTTTAGACTTTTTTTCTTGTTGAAAAAAGATGCAGAAAGAGCGTTATACGTCTTCGCGGATAAACGCTTTAAGGTGCCTGGTTTGATTGAAAAGAACAAGAGAGAACCCCCTCTCATCCGTATGTTCTACTATTGAGTATGAAGCCGTTTCCGGCGTAAGCTTCCAGAAATAGGGTTCGGGGATACCGAGCAGGCCGGCAATCAAGGGTTTGAGCACCGCTCGGTGTGTGACGACCGCGAACCCTCCTCCCCTTCTTTCTCCTGTGATGCGGATCAGGGATGAGACGGCTCTTTTTTGAACCAAGTCGAGCGTCTCGGCGCCCTCCATGCGGAGCTTTTCAGGCTCGGTGCGCCAGAGCCTGAATTCGTGAGGCTGTTCCTTCTCGACCTCCGACTTGGGCTTGCCTTCCCACGCGCCAAGGTAGATGTTGTTGAAGCCTTCCTCGATGATTGGCGCGATGGAGCGGCCTTGACAAACGATCTCGGCGGTCTGGTACGCGCGCGTTAAGGGGCTCGTGTACACGGCGTCGAGCGGCACGTTCATGAGTTCTGTCGCGAGCGAGCGTGCCTGCTCAATTCCCTGCTCGTTCAAGGGATAGTTGAAGCGTCCGCGGAAAAGTCCTTCGCGGTTGCCTTCACATTCCCCATGCCGGATAAGGTAGATTGTTGTGAGCATTGTTAATGATAGACCAACCTGCTCAAAGTCAACGTTAGGAACCGGCTTGACTGGACGGTACGAGGCTATATAATGGTTTTGATAATGAATATCGGCTTAATCCTTGATTGCCGATTTAATCCCTAGGGAGAATAATCATGAGATTTCTTGCAATTACGATCCTTACTTTCCTGGCAATATCCGATCTTCCGGCTTCGCCTTCAGGCAAGATAGCACTGAGGGTGTTTGACGCTTCCTCGCGCTCGCCGCTTGCAGGCGCGAATGTCGTGATCACGGGAACGGAGATAGGCGGGGCCGCAGACCAGAATGGCACGCTTATACTGAGAGACGTTCCCGCCGGTGTGTACTCGGTTGAGATCTCGATGATAGGCTACCGCACGCAGGTCAAAACCCACGTTGCGGTACAGCCCGGACGCTCAGCAGAACTCGAGGTAAGGCTCGAGCGTTCTCCAGTCGCGATGGGTGCCGTCGAGGTAAGGCCTGACTATTTCCCCAAGTCAGGGGATGCGGCTGTATCCAGCACCAACTTCTCATCGGCCGAGATAAGGGTGCAGCCGGGCGGAACCATGGACATCCAGCGCGTTGTCCAGGCGCTCCCCTCGGTCTCGGGAGGAAACGACCAGGACAACGAAGTAATAGTGAGGGGCGGCTCGCAAGGAGAGAACCTCTTTATTCTCGACGGTGTGGAGGTGCCATATCCCAACCACTTCGGCCTTTACGACCACCAGGGCGGGGCGATTAACCTGATAAATCCCTTGATGATAAGGGAAGCCGACTTCATCGCAGGCGCGTTTCCTGCCCGCTACGGCGACAAGGCGTCTTCGGTGATGGACGTCTCGCTTAAGCGGGGCTCCAGAGAGGGGCTGGACGGAAACGTTGACATGGGCGTCGGAGGCGTGGGCGCCATTATCGAGGTACCGCTCCTTCGGGGCAAGGGGTCGTTCATGGCTGCATACCACCGCAGCTTTCTCGATTTCATGTCTGCGATAGGACTTTTCCCAGAAGACGCGATACTGCCCTTCTACACCAACTACATGGCTAAGCTGAGCGTTGACATAACCCCAAGAAACGAGCTTTCTCTCATGGCGATTGCCGGTTCGGACGACCTCGACGTGGATATGGAAGGCTTCCTCAACGGCATGACCGGCACGCTCCATCTGGCCACATCAAGGCTTGTTTCGGGTCTTGGCTTACGGAGTCTTTTCGGCGAGCGCTCGTGGGGCAGGCTCTCAATTTCATACTCTCGCGCCCGCTGGGGCCAGTATCTGTATACTGATTCTCTGGATACCTTGAATTCGACGACTTCCACTCTCGATTCGTGGAAAGCGCAGTATCAGCTCTCTCTCGGCACATTCGAGGGTTTCCCGTTCGAGGCCGGAGCATTCGTTAAGTATGAACCCTCAGAGTACTCGTTCTACACGCCTCTAACGGACACAACCTTCCTCGATATCGGCGAGGACACGGCTGGATTGAAGGCGGGGGGATGGATAGAACAGCAGTTTTCACTCTGGGATGTTGCTGACATCGAGCTAGGCGCAAGAGCCGATTATTTCGACCTCGTCCACGAACTTGCTTTTTCACCGAGGGTGAGGATCTCGACCCGACCTCTTCTGTGGGACGTGAGCGTTCACGCAGGCTACGGCTGGCACTACCAGACTCCCGCCTATTTCCTTCTCCTTAACGACACGGCTAACTACGCACTTCGCAGTGAGCGCTCCGATCACTACATTGCCGGAATCGAGCGGCTGATAACGGATGATACGAAGCTATCCGTTGAGGGATACTTCAAGAACATCACAAATCTTCCGTTAACGGAGCCCCTGGACCCGCGAGGCGCACTCGTGGCCCAGGTTAACTCTCAGGCATGGGGCGTGGAATTCTTGATTCAGAAACGCTACGCACACAACTGGCACGGGACTTTGGGATACTCGTACTCGTCATCGGTGATGCAGAACCCTCTGGATAAGGCGGTGCTTGTCCCGGGCGATTACGACTACAGGCACATGTTAAGCGTGGTTGCCGCGTACAAGTTCGAGTTCTACAAGTACGAATGGTACTTGAGGCTTCCGGAGTGGTTCAGGATGTCTGTGGGAAGCTTCCTCTTCTCGGACGAGTCCAACCTCGGCTTTCGCTTCCGCTACATGGGCCCCAGACCGTACACACCCATGCAGTGGAACAGCCATGACTC contains:
- a CDS encoding tetratricopeptide repeat protein is translated as MKELYNSGEKEKAFLTTVDKLREEKSPVERSSLASFASKMLFEAGKFEKALEYALEARNQARLADDYIAFCKAAISIGRIHFRQGRLREAEQAWHEALSLVVIFGNRKLHGRILLNLSILDQRRGNHVRALDILEKARLMLQEENDL
- a CDS encoding histidine phosphatase family protein, which encodes MLTTIYLIRHGECEGNREGLFRGRFNYPLNEQGIEQARSLATELMNVPLDAVYTSPLTRAYQTAEIVCQGRSIAPIIEEGFNNIYLGAWEGKPKSEVEKEQPHEFRLWRTEPEKLRMEGAETLDLVQKRAVSSLIRITGERRGGGFAVVTHRAVLKPLIAGLLGIPEPYFWKLTPETASYSIVEHTDERGFSLVLFNQTRHLKAFIREDV
- a CDS encoding TonB-dependent receptor, whose amino-acid sequence is MRFLAITILTFLAISDLPASPSGKIALRVFDASSRSPLAGANVVITGTEIGGAADQNGTLILRDVPAGVYSVEISMIGYRTQVKTHVAVQPGRSAELEVRLERSPVAMGAVEVRPDYFPKSGDAAVSSTNFSSAEIRVQPGGTMDIQRVVQALPSVSGGNDQDNEVIVRGGSQGENLFILDGVEVPYPNHFGLYDHQGGAINLINPLMIREADFIAGAFPARYGDKASSVMDVSLKRGSREGLDGNVDMGVGGVGAIIEVPLLRGKGSFMAAYHRSFLDFMSAIGLFPEDAILPFYTNYMAKLSVDITPRNELSLMAIAGSDDLDVDMEGFLNGMTGTLHLATSRLVSGLGLRSLFGERSWGRLSISYSRARWGQYLYTDSLDTLNSTTSTLDSWKAQYQLSLGTFEGFPFEAGAFVKYEPSEYSFYTPLTDTTFLDIGEDTAGLKAGGWIEQQFSLWDVADIELGARADYFDLVHELAFSPRVRISTRPLLWDVSVHAGYGWHYQTPAYFLLLNDTANYALRSERSDHYIAGIERLITDDTKLSVEGYFKNITNLPLTEPLDPRGALVAQVNSQAWGVEFLIQKRYAHNWHGTLGYSYSSSVMQNPLDKAVLVPGDYDYRHMLSVVAAYKFEFYKYEWYLRLPEWFRMSVGSFLFSDESNLGFRFRYMGPRPYTPMQWNSHDSTWSYDADDYNSVRYPAYHRLDVRWDHKFLFKGWSMSWYIEAQNAYGRKNVWQCMYMPGGVVDTLYQMALLPSGGMVIEF